A portion of the Sabethes cyaneus chromosome 3, idSabCyanKW18_F2, whole genome shotgun sequence genome contains these proteins:
- the LOC128740556 gene encoding probable RNA polymerase II nuclear localization protein SLC7A6OS: MAAVIRLKRRADEAPLDAFVLNCKRRRTEHGNGLLNPAATGETSTVLKIAATFARADNISSHLQQRLTKSEAKEAISRVHHPTIVSQNRAAARRNSRNNRFRIVNCTRSLHEADGGEGTTIVDVERDFVGSQSAVARTGASRDEPNYVYDLYVADENKQQTHITYIPENLDDISVAIYDDQLYSSYRDGSGHGGFTHDEDSDDSNDEDNWRNDYPEDDDDFFGEANSDGEKDIRRTVKDFDFEGDRELSPDEDDYTGHGNSSGFAYPANDDDDENDEYCEEDNAGLNQDNVWTAYAKYKARVMKKMDKNDSDQYDSENDYSDGRSSAGDSSLSENFDLYD; the protein is encoded by the coding sequence ATGGCAGCAGTTATTCGCCTTAAACGACGTGCGGACGAAGCTCCACTAGATGCATTTGTGCTGAACTGTAAAAGGCGGCGAACGGAACACGGTAATGGTTTGTTAAATCCTGCCGCAACTGGTGAAACATCGACGGTTCTTAAGATCGCCGCAACGTTTGCCAGAGCAGACAATATTTCATCGCACCTGCAGCAACGCCTAACGAAAAGTGAAGCCAAAGAAGCCATATCCCGAGTTCATCACCCTACAATCGTGTCACAAAACCGGGCGGCTGCTCGTCGAAACTCACGAAACAACCGTTTCCGGATAGTCAATTGTACCCGCTCTCTCCATGAAGCTGACGGTGGCGAAGGAACTACAATCGTCGATGTCGAAAGAGATTTCGTTGGTTCTCAATCTGCAGTAGCCAGAACAGGGGCTTCTCGGGATGAACCGAATTACGTATATGATTTGTACGTTGCGGACGAGAATAAGCAGCAGACGCACATTACCTACATTCCAGAAAACTTGGACGACATCAGTGTTGCTATTTACGACGATCAACTTTATTCGAGTTACCGCGACGGATCAGGCCATGGTGGTTTTACGCACGACGAAGACTCGGACGATTCCAACGATGAAGACAACTGGCGTAATGATTACCCTGAGGATGATgacgattttttcggtgaagcaAACAGTGATGGCGAAAAGGATATACGACGAACTGTAAAAGACTTCGATTTCGAGGGAGATCGAGAATTATCACCAGACGAAGATGACTACACTGGCCATGGAAATAGCAGTGGGTTTGCCTATCCAgcgaatgatgatgatgatgagaatgaCGAATATTGTGAAGAGGATAATGCTGGTTTAAATCAAGACAATGTTTGGACGGCTTATGCTAAATATAAGGCGCGCGTTATGAAGAAAATGGACAAAAACGATTCCGATCAGTACGACTCCGAGAATGACTATAGCGATGGTCGATCATCAGCCGGCGATAGCAGCCTTAGCGAGAATTTTGATCTTTATGATTAA